A region from the Kribbella shirazensis genome encodes:
- a CDS encoding type II toxin-antitoxin system Phd/YefM family antitoxin, producing the protein MDSIPVRELNQHTSAVLARVANGESLEITVSGRPAARLVPIDDSTSIRADLVRRGRLIPASNPGPLTLPPGEPDLSIDSTEVVSDLREERL; encoded by the coding sequence ATGGACAGCATCCCCGTGCGCGAACTCAACCAGCACACCAGCGCCGTACTCGCGCGGGTCGCGAACGGCGAGTCCCTGGAGATCACCGTCAGCGGGCGCCCCGCAGCCCGCTTGGTCCCCATCGACGACAGCACCAGCATCCGGGCCGATCTTGTCCGCCGTGGCCGACTGATCCCAGCCAGCAATCCGGGACCTCTGACGCTTCCCCCGGGCGAACCGGACCTGTCGATCGACTCCACCGAAGTCGTCTCGGACCTCCGCGAGGAGCGGCTGTGA
- a CDS encoding PIN domain-containing protein, producing the protein MIFLDSAAIVKMIRREKESSALESWLAAQADKELVASALVLTEVPRALRRSDPGRLAAVPTVLARLDRVPVDDTVLATAAAYADPMLRTVDAIHLASAQTLVLEGLPLTALVTYDKRLLAAASEVGLATAAPGAED; encoded by the coding sequence GTGATCTTTCTCGACTCGGCCGCGATCGTGAAGATGATCCGTCGGGAGAAGGAGAGTTCAGCGCTCGAGTCCTGGCTGGCGGCGCAGGCGGACAAAGAACTGGTGGCATCGGCGCTGGTACTGACCGAGGTCCCCCGGGCACTGCGCAGATCGGATCCCGGTCGGCTCGCTGCCGTTCCGACCGTTCTCGCCAGGCTCGACAGGGTCCCGGTGGATGACACGGTCCTGGCGACGGCGGCTGCCTACGCGGACCCGATGCTGAGGACCGTCGACGCGATCCATCTCGCGAGCGCCCAAACCCTTGTCCTCGAAGGGCTCCCACTGACCGCCCTCGTCACCTACGACAAACGTCTGCTGGCCGCTGCGTCCGAAGTGGGCCTTGCGACCGCCGCGCCTGGTGCGGAGGACTGA
- a CDS encoding glycoside hydrolase family 2 TIM barrel-domain containing protein — protein MTDDLNYVEDFGSGANVLPPRAWLDDDSGRLALSGEWSFRLSPTVADAPDDLKDPDTSGWDTIAVPGHWQLNGYGAPAYTNVVYPFPLEPPYVPTDNPTGDYVRTVTVPADFAGARIVLRFEGVDSRFAVYVNGEWVGWSSGSRLVSEFDVTELVAPGKEARIAVRVHQWSAGSYVEDQDMWWLSGIFREVNLIALRPDAPTDVFVKAAWDHVDGAGTLLVESDVPGTVSIPELGLELPTGEHTRVEGVQPWSAEVPRLYDAVLRTAGGEVRLRIGFRTVAIVDGIFTVNGNRVLFNGVNRHEFHPDRGRAVTEQDMLDDVLIMKRAGINAVRTSHYPPHPYFLSLCDEYGLYVIDECDLESHGFGYEPQPPKLPNPVMDPRFREDLVERMRRTVHRDKNHPSIVIWSLGNECGMGENLRHMYDLVKELDPSRPVHYERDTEAEFVDIYSRMYTSPEGCAEIGADTSLYRNLPFILCEYGHAMGNGPGGLLDYREVFDKYPRCQGGFIWEFIDHGLRTTIDGREVYAYGGDFGESIHDGNFVCDGLLFPDRTPSPGMHEYVKVIEPLRIVAEGNRIAITNRYEVLDTSHLRFRYVVETEGAQVDAGSLSVPVIAPGETVTIELPPGDGSKPETWLTVTAELAEATSWAEAGHRIAWGQIRLDEPVPAEVQVSGTPAAGQAGVDGISVAGVRNARLDVWRAPIDNDAIPGVAAAWREQGLHRVQHRVVSEGERDGAWEVVTRTAPPALQWGLRSTWRWTAVEGGVVLELSVVPEGLYPEVLPRLGITFELPKVQQVEWFGTGPNEAYVDTREAAAVGKYSATVAELQTPYVRPQENGQRIDTRWAALDGLRVEAVDHLFGLTVRDWTSADLENAKHTADLTPGDTTYVTIDLSQTGVGTAACGPALPDRDKLKTAPANLTLRFTS, from the coding sequence GTGACGGATGACCTGAACTATGTCGAGGACTTCGGTTCCGGGGCGAACGTGCTGCCCCCGCGCGCTTGGCTGGACGACGACTCCGGGCGGCTGGCGCTCAGCGGGGAGTGGAGCTTCCGGCTGTCCCCGACCGTGGCGGACGCGCCCGACGACCTGAAGGACCCGGACACCTCCGGGTGGGACACCATCGCGGTCCCGGGCCACTGGCAGCTGAACGGGTACGGCGCCCCGGCGTACACGAACGTGGTCTACCCGTTCCCGCTCGAGCCGCCGTACGTGCCGACCGACAACCCGACCGGCGACTACGTGCGCACGGTGACGGTGCCGGCCGACTTCGCCGGCGCCCGGATCGTGCTGCGGTTCGAAGGCGTGGACTCGCGGTTCGCGGTGTACGTGAACGGTGAGTGGGTCGGCTGGTCGTCCGGATCGCGGCTGGTGAGCGAGTTCGACGTCACCGAGCTGGTTGCCCCCGGCAAGGAAGCGCGGATCGCGGTACGGGTCCACCAGTGGTCGGCCGGCAGCTACGTCGAGGACCAGGACATGTGGTGGCTGTCCGGGATCTTCCGCGAGGTCAACCTGATCGCGCTGCGTCCGGACGCGCCGACGGACGTCTTCGTCAAGGCCGCGTGGGACCACGTCGACGGCGCCGGCACGCTGCTGGTCGAGTCCGACGTACCGGGCACGGTGAGCATTCCCGAGCTCGGCCTCGAGCTGCCGACCGGCGAGCACACCCGCGTCGAGGGCGTGCAGCCCTGGAGCGCCGAGGTGCCGCGGCTGTACGACGCCGTACTGCGGACCGCCGGCGGTGAGGTCCGGCTGCGGATCGGGTTCCGCACGGTCGCGATCGTCGACGGGATCTTCACCGTCAACGGCAACCGGGTGCTGTTCAACGGTGTCAACCGGCACGAGTTCCACCCGGACCGGGGTCGCGCCGTCACCGAGCAGGACATGCTCGACGACGTACTGATCATGAAGCGGGCCGGGATCAACGCGGTCCGCACCAGCCACTACCCGCCGCACCCGTACTTCCTGTCGCTGTGCGACGAGTACGGGCTGTACGTGATCGACGAGTGCGACCTGGAGTCGCACGGGTTCGGGTACGAGCCGCAGCCGCCGAAGCTGCCCAACCCGGTGATGGACCCGCGGTTCCGCGAAGACCTGGTCGAGCGGATGCGGCGGACCGTGCACCGCGACAAGAACCACCCGTCGATCGTGATCTGGTCGCTCGGCAACGAGTGCGGGATGGGCGAGAACCTTCGTCACATGTACGACCTCGTCAAGGAGCTCGACCCGTCGCGGCCGGTGCACTACGAGCGCGACACCGAGGCCGAGTTCGTCGACATCTACTCGCGGATGTACACCTCGCCGGAGGGGTGCGCGGAGATCGGCGCGGACACGTCGCTGTACCGGAACCTGCCGTTCATCCTGTGCGAGTACGGGCACGCGATGGGCAACGGGCCGGGCGGGCTGCTCGACTACCGCGAGGTGTTCGACAAGTACCCGCGCTGCCAGGGCGGATTCATCTGGGAGTTCATCGACCACGGCCTGCGGACCACGATCGACGGCCGCGAGGTCTACGCGTACGGCGGGGACTTCGGCGAGTCGATCCACGACGGGAACTTCGTCTGCGACGGGCTGCTGTTCCCGGACCGTACGCCGTCGCCGGGCATGCACGAGTACGTCAAGGTGATCGAGCCGCTGCGCATCGTTGCCGAGGGCAATCGGATCGCGATCACCAACCGCTACGAGGTGCTCGACACCAGCCACCTGCGCTTCAGGTATGTGGTGGAGACCGAAGGTGCGCAGGTGGATGCCGGGAGCCTGTCGGTTCCGGTGATCGCACCTGGTGAGACCGTCACGATCGAGCTGCCGCCGGGCGACGGTTCCAAGCCCGAGACCTGGCTGACGGTCACGGCCGAGCTCGCCGAGGCGACGTCGTGGGCCGAGGCCGGTCACCGGATCGCCTGGGGCCAGATCCGGCTGGACGAGCCGGTTCCGGCCGAGGTCCAGGTGAGCGGTACGCCGGCTGCCGGCCAGGCGGGCGTCGACGGCATCAGCGTCGCCGGTGTGCGGAACGCGCGGCTCGACGTCTGGCGGGCGCCGATCGACAACGACGCCATCCCGGGGGTCGCCGCCGCGTGGCGCGAGCAGGGGCTGCACCGGGTGCAGCACCGGGTCGTGTCGGAGGGCGAACGCGACGGAGCCTGGGAGGTCGTCACCCGGACCGCGCCCCCGGCGCTGCAGTGGGGTCTGCGCAGCACGTGGCGCTGGACCGCGGTCGAGGGTGGGGTCGTCCTGGAGTTGAGCGTCGTACCGGAAGGCCTGTACCCGGAGGTGCTGCCGCGGCTGGGCATCACGTTCGAACTGCCGAAGGTCCAGCAGGTCGAGTGGTTCGGCACCGGTCCGAACGAGGCGTACGTCGACACGCGCGAGGCGGCTGCCGTCGGGAAGTACTCCGCCACGGTCGCCGAACTGCAGACGCCGTACGTCCGCCCGCAGGAGAACGGCCAGCGCATCGACACCCGCTGGGCCGCGTTGGACGGCCTCCGCGTCGAGGCCGTCGACCACCTCTTCGGCCTCACGGTCCGCGACTGGACCTCCGCCGACCTGGAGAACGCGAAACACACCGCGGACCTGACCCCCGGCGACACCACCTACGTCACCATCGACCTGTCCCAAACCGGCGTAGGCACCGCCGCCTGCGGCCCCGCCCTCCCCGACCGCGACAAACTGAAGACCGCCCCGGCAAACCTGACGCTCCGCTTCACCAGCTGA
- a CDS encoding sulfatase has product MSTDERPNILWICADQQRFDSLGVYGNPWVETPNLDRLAEDGVLFDHAYVQSPVCTPSRVSFLTGRYPRTTRVRQNGQSIPPDERVVPRILADSGYTCGLVGKLHLSAARPRPDRPAEPRINDGYSWLSWSHQPPPYAAQAAMDWPTNSYTNWLRARGVEFERETHPETDEVQIGLDEEHQHTTWCAETATEFVEVMAGFPQPWLLSVNFYDPHHPFDPPKELLDRYVDIVDDLPLPNYVPGELDTKPQFQRWHHEGVYRGARTIAYPDRSDREHRIMRAAYWAMIDLLDRQIGRILEALDRTGQRENTIVVFQADHGELLGDHGLYLKGPHFYDPAVRVPLILNWPAGLPSGRRIGSLVELVDLAPTLLEAVGAAPEPGVQGRSLWPVINGTIPDAEHRDDVYSESYNAGGIHEGERAYVTMIRSAEHKIVVAHGHSGAVAGELYDLVDDPGENVNRWDDPAYGDLKMRMLHRMVDRMAMTADPLPVRDDVW; this is encoded by the coding sequence ATGAGTACCGACGAGCGGCCGAACATTCTCTGGATCTGCGCCGACCAGCAGCGGTTCGACAGCCTTGGCGTCTACGGGAACCCGTGGGTCGAGACCCCGAACCTCGATCGGCTGGCCGAGGACGGCGTCCTGTTCGACCACGCCTACGTGCAGAGTCCGGTCTGCACGCCGTCGCGGGTCAGCTTCCTCACCGGGCGGTACCCGCGCACGACCCGGGTCCGGCAGAACGGTCAGTCCATCCCGCCGGACGAACGCGTCGTACCCCGGATCCTCGCCGACAGCGGCTACACGTGCGGACTGGTCGGAAAGCTCCACCTCAGCGCGGCCCGTCCCCGTCCGGACCGCCCGGCGGAGCCGCGGATCAACGACGGCTACAGCTGGCTCAGTTGGTCCCACCAGCCACCGCCGTACGCCGCCCAGGCCGCGATGGACTGGCCCACCAACTCCTACACCAACTGGCTGCGTGCCCGGGGCGTCGAGTTCGAGCGCGAGACGCACCCCGAGACCGACGAGGTGCAGATCGGTCTGGACGAGGAGCATCAGCACACCACCTGGTGTGCCGAGACAGCCACGGAGTTCGTCGAGGTGATGGCAGGGTTCCCCCAGCCGTGGCTGTTGTCGGTCAACTTCTACGACCCGCACCATCCGTTCGACCCGCCCAAGGAACTGCTCGACCGGTACGTCGACATCGTCGACGACCTGCCGCTGCCGAACTACGTGCCGGGGGAGCTCGACACCAAGCCGCAGTTCCAGCGTTGGCACCACGAGGGCGTCTACCGAGGTGCTCGCACGATCGCCTACCCGGACAGGTCCGACCGGGAGCACCGGATCATGCGTGCCGCGTACTGGGCGATGATCGACCTGCTCGACCGGCAGATCGGCCGCATCCTCGAGGCGCTGGACCGCACCGGGCAGCGTGAGAACACGATCGTCGTCTTCCAGGCCGACCACGGTGAACTGCTCGGCGACCACGGCCTCTACCTGAAGGGGCCGCACTTCTACGACCCGGCGGTCCGGGTTCCCTTGATCCTGAACTGGCCGGCCGGGCTGCCGTCCGGGCGGCGGATCGGTTCCCTCGTGGAGCTCGTCGACCTCGCGCCGACCCTGCTCGAGGCGGTGGGAGCGGCTCCCGAGCCGGGCGTCCAGGGCCGGTCGCTGTGGCCGGTGATCAACGGCACGATCCCCGACGCGGAGCACCGCGACGACGTCTATTCGGAGTCGTACAACGCCGGCGGCATCCACGAGGGCGAACGCGCGTACGTGACGATGATCCGGAGCGCCGAGCACAAGATCGTGGTGGCCCATGGGCACTCCGGTGCGGTGGCGGGCGAGCTGTACGACCTGGTCGACGACCCGGGTGAGAACGTGAACCGCTGGGACGACCCGGCGTACGGCGACCTGAAAATGCGGATGCTGCACCGGATGGTCGACCGGATGGCGATGACCGCGGACCCGCTCCCCGTGCGCGACGACGTCTGGTAG
- a CDS encoding FadR/GntR family transcriptional regulator — protein MKHGETFRVAQERLRQYIDDDGLRPGDPLPSEAKLAENLGISRISLREATRSLQSLGVIEAISGRGLFVSKFSFRPIIDQLPYGLAVGGASLHEVFVVREALEEGLIEMVAKSLGPADLEDLQALVDEMKRKEEAGESVHEVDKAFHARLYRPLENELVASLIDSFWELFNRLYSSLPGERDPRPARVHQGIVDALRAGEGMYDAMVNHFSYIRHRLEPLASSPTEGTGKSGSPG, from the coding sequence ATGAAGCATGGAGAAACCTTCAGAGTGGCGCAGGAGCGGCTGCGCCAGTACATCGACGACGACGGCCTGCGTCCGGGGGATCCGCTGCCCTCGGAGGCGAAGCTCGCGGAGAACCTCGGCATCAGCCGGATCTCGCTGCGCGAGGCGACCCGGAGTCTTCAGTCGCTCGGGGTGATCGAGGCGATCTCGGGCCGGGGACTGTTCGTCAGCAAGTTCTCGTTCCGCCCGATCATCGATCAGTTGCCGTACGGGCTGGCGGTCGGGGGTGCGTCACTGCACGAGGTCTTCGTCGTCCGCGAGGCGCTCGAGGAAGGCCTCATCGAAATGGTCGCCAAGTCGCTCGGCCCGGCCGACCTCGAGGACCTGCAGGCGCTGGTCGACGAGATGAAGCGCAAGGAGGAGGCCGGGGAATCGGTCCACGAGGTCGACAAAGCCTTCCACGCACGGCTCTACCGTCCCCTCGAGAACGAGCTGGTGGCCTCCCTGATCGACAGTTTCTGGGAGCTGTTCAACCGCCTGTACAGCTCGCTCCCCGGCGAACGGGACCCCCGCCCCGCGCGGGTGCACCAAGGGATCGTCGACGCCCTGCGTGCGGGCGAGGGGATGTACGACGCGATGGTCAACCACTTTAGCTACATCCGTCACCGCCTCGAACCGCTGGCGTCATCACCGACGGAGGGCACCGGGAAATCCGGTTCGCCTGGGTAG
- a CDS encoding sialidase family protein — MSSATGLTASVAGAVRAEATGPTVEFATVFRSLMDGYHTFRIPAVIKAPDGTVLAFAEGRRVSAADSGDINLVLRRSHDRGRTWDPLQVVGDNGPNTFGNPVPIVDPASGDIVLLSTHNAGHVNAGQIRRGEVTAEETRRVFVQRSADSGATWSDPAEITAAVKPPDWKWYSTGPGHGIALRHGPHAGRLVAPCNHSFLVDGVSRENSHVIYSDDGGRTWRLGAVATQTGDAVGNENAVTERTDGTLYFNARNSHLMDPGNRITTTSSDGGETFDGPYVPVPDIVAPQVQGSVLTLSPTVDPRERIVISSPGHYIARENLTLRSSFDHGRTWNDGVVLYDGPAGYSDLVELGQDNDIRLIGSLYENGDRLHEIVPPGLAYHQRISFARVPVPVLDTVSLPPRMTPDESGRDNNAVVSGRPAFVPGGFGRGLALAGDYVEFPKSSDLALADDPFTVAVWFRTEYTKAAQALFWAHSSATERAKWRIAIEDGRLRALLDDTVTARFVDAPGSFTDGRWHHVALVRDTGETVLYADGVRAGTAGPIPGSVSVDAPAGVRVGARVDGVNWPFVGAMDEVWVIREALDATRVKTLMTTNGVSSRAVVAHLPLNRIFR; from the coding sequence GTGAGCTCCGCGACCGGACTCACCGCATCGGTCGCGGGAGCGGTCAGGGCGGAGGCGACCGGACCGACGGTGGAGTTCGCGACCGTGTTCCGGTCGCTGATGGACGGGTACCACACCTTCCGGATCCCGGCCGTCATCAAGGCGCCCGACGGTACCGTCCTGGCTTTCGCGGAGGGACGCCGAGTGTCCGCCGCGGACTCCGGCGACATCAATCTGGTCCTGCGCCGGTCACACGACCGCGGCCGGACCTGGGACCCCCTGCAGGTGGTCGGTGACAACGGTCCGAACACGTTCGGCAACCCGGTCCCGATCGTCGATCCTGCCTCGGGCGACATCGTCCTGCTGAGCACGCACAACGCCGGCCACGTCAACGCCGGACAGATCCGGCGTGGCGAGGTCACCGCCGAGGAGACCCGGCGCGTGTTCGTCCAGCGCAGCGCGGACAGCGGTGCCACCTGGTCGGATCCGGCGGAGATCACGGCGGCCGTCAAGCCGCCGGACTGGAAGTGGTACTCGACCGGACCAGGTCACGGCATCGCGCTCCGGCACGGTCCGCACGCCGGCCGACTCGTTGCCCCGTGCAACCACAGCTTCCTGGTCGACGGCGTGTCGCGGGAGAACAGTCATGTCATCTACAGCGACGACGGCGGCCGTACCTGGCGGCTCGGCGCGGTGGCCACCCAGACCGGGGACGCCGTCGGCAACGAGAACGCGGTCACCGAGCGCACCGACGGAACGCTGTACTTCAACGCACGCAACTCGCACCTGATGGATCCAGGCAATCGCATCACCACCACGAGCAGCGACGGCGGCGAGACGTTCGACGGGCCGTACGTACCGGTTCCCGACATCGTCGCGCCGCAGGTCCAGGGGTCGGTACTGACCCTGTCGCCGACCGTGGACCCCCGCGAGCGCATCGTCATCTCCTCGCCCGGCCACTACATCGCACGGGAGAACCTGACGCTGCGATCCAGCTTCGACCACGGCCGGACGTGGAACGACGGCGTCGTCCTGTACGACGGTCCGGCCGGCTACTCCGATCTGGTCGAGCTCGGCCAGGACAACGACATCCGGCTGATCGGATCGCTCTACGAGAACGGTGATCGGCTCCACGAGATCGTTCCGCCCGGCCTGGCCTACCACCAGCGCATCTCGTTCGCCCGTGTACCCGTCCCGGTTCTCGACACGGTCTCCCTGCCGCCCAGGATGACGCCGGACGAGTCAGGGCGGGACAACAACGCCGTCGTGAGCGGTCGGCCGGCGTTCGTCCCGGGCGGCTTCGGTCGTGGTCTCGCGCTCGCGGGTGACTACGTGGAGTTCCCGAAGAGCAGCGACCTGGCTCTCGCGGACGATCCGTTCACGGTGGCGGTCTGGTTCCGCACGGAGTACACCAAGGCCGCACAGGCGCTGTTCTGGGCGCATTCGTCGGCCACCGAGCGGGCGAAATGGCGGATCGCCATCGAGGACGGCCGGCTCCGGGCGCTGCTCGACGACACCGTCACCGCCCGCTTCGTGGACGCGCCGGGCAGCTTCACCGATGGCCGGTGGCATCACGTCGCCCTGGTCCGGGACACCGGCGAGACGGTGCTGTACGCCGACGGCGTCCGGGCGGGTACCGCCGGGCCGATCCCCGGCTCGGTGTCCGTCGACGCGCCGGCCGGGGTGCGCGTCGGCGCCCGGGTCGACGGCGTGAACTGGCCCTTCGTCGGCGCCATGGACGAGGTCTGGGTGATCCGGGAGGCCCTCGACGCGACCCGGGTCAAGACGTTGATGACGACGAACGGCGTCAGCAGCCGGGCGGTCGTCGCCCACCTGCCGCTGAACCGGATCTTTCGGTGA
- a CDS encoding Fur family transcriptional regulator, protein MTSAVEVSAQRLRERGERVTPARLAVVEVLASTEEHLSAEQIGERAEQLRPGIHRATVYRALDALGEFGLVTHVHLGRAGTTYHLAGDLAPRHLHLRCSECGTVYDAPGDILESARKKVARDLGFHLAPEQVALVGVCAGCSR, encoded by the coding sequence ATGACGAGTGCGGTCGAGGTCAGCGCGCAGCGGTTGCGGGAGCGGGGTGAGCGGGTGACCCCGGCCCGCCTCGCGGTCGTGGAGGTGCTGGCGAGCACGGAGGAGCACCTGAGCGCGGAGCAGATCGGCGAGCGCGCCGAGCAGCTCCGCCCGGGCATCCATCGCGCGACCGTCTACCGCGCCCTCGACGCGCTGGGCGAGTTCGGCCTCGTCACGCATGTGCATCTGGGCCGGGCGGGTACGACGTACCACCTGGCCGGGGACCTGGCGCCACGGCACCTGCACCTGCGCTGCTCCGAGTGCGGCACCGTGTACGACGCCCCCGGCGACATCCTCGAATCCGCCCGCAAGAAGGTCGCCCGCGACCTCGGCTTCCACCTGGCCCCCGAGCAGGTGGCCCTCGTCGGCGTCTGCGCCGGCTGCTCCCGCTGA
- the topA gene encoding type I DNA topoisomerase, with amino-acid sequence MAGAAGTKTAAGTRLVIVESPKKARMIAGFLGSGYVVESSFGHIRDLPSGADEIPAKYKGLPWARLGVNVEDHFDPLYVVPADKKAQIRKLKDLLKGADELFLATDEDREGEAIAWHLLEELKPKVPVRRMVFHEITPKAIQDAVGNARDIDEALVDAQEARRILDRLYGYEVSPVLWKKVMPKLSAGRVQSVAIRMVVDRERERIAFRSASYWDLDATLDAGESRTPRQFPSRLVSVDSKRVAQGRDFSSTGELKGANTVHLNEETATALAAALRDSQFTVRSIESKPYTRKPYAPFRTTTLQQEAGRKLGMSASQTMQVAQRLYENGNITYMRTDSVTLSDTAITAARAQVRELYGASYLPDKPRVYTSKVKNAQEAHEAIRPAGEVFQTPAQTGLSGAEFRLYELIWMRTIASQMKDAEGRSVSIKIDATASTGEQCEFTSSGRVITFHGFLKAYVEGADDPSAGTDDQETRLPNVEEGDVLPAIEVLASGHETKPPARYTEATLIRELEEREIGRPSTYASIIGTIQARKYIYKKGQALVPAWLAFAVVRLLEEHFTRLVDYAFTATMEDVLDEVAAGDLQREGVLSRFYFGDDDLEGLKSMVTDLGDIDAREMSTFPVGGDDSGIVVRVGRYGPYVEDKDERRANVPEDLPPDELTVDKAQELLAQPSGVEHELGTAPDTGLRVVAKAGRFGPYVTEVLPEDAPKSAKPRTGSLLKSMTLESIGLDDAMKLLSLPRVVGKDPESGDEITAQNGRYGPYLKKGTDSRSLSSEEQMFDITLEEALAIYAEPKQRGRRAAAPPLKELGEDPESKKPVVVKEGRFGPYVTDGETNATLRKDDSVETISLLRAAELLAEKRARGPVKRTAKKTAAKKTAAKKTATKKTAAKKTTAKKTTAKKTTAKKTAAKKS; translated from the coding sequence GTGGCAGGGGCAGCAGGGACGAAGACAGCGGCAGGGACCCGTCTGGTGATCGTCGAGTCGCCGAAGAAAGCGCGGATGATCGCCGGCTTCCTCGGGTCCGGGTACGTGGTGGAGTCCAGCTTCGGCCACATCCGCGACCTCCCGAGCGGGGCGGACGAGATCCCGGCGAAGTACAAGGGCCTGCCATGGGCCCGGCTCGGCGTCAACGTCGAGGACCACTTCGACCCGCTGTACGTCGTGCCCGCCGACAAGAAGGCGCAGATCCGCAAGCTCAAGGACCTGCTCAAGGGCGCCGACGAGCTCTTCCTCGCGACCGATGAGGACCGCGAGGGCGAGGCGATCGCCTGGCACCTGCTCGAGGAGCTGAAGCCGAAGGTCCCGGTCCGCCGGATGGTGTTCCACGAGATCACCCCGAAGGCGATCCAGGACGCGGTCGGCAACGCCCGGGACATCGACGAGGCCCTGGTGGACGCCCAGGAGGCGCGCCGGATCCTCGACCGGCTGTACGGGTACGAGGTCTCCCCGGTGCTGTGGAAGAAGGTCATGCCGAAGCTGTCGGCGGGCCGGGTGCAGTCGGTCGCGATCCGGATGGTGGTCGACCGCGAGCGCGAGCGGATCGCGTTCCGCAGCGCGTCGTACTGGGATCTCGACGCCACGCTGGACGCCGGTGAGAGCCGGACGCCGCGGCAGTTCCCCTCCCGCCTGGTCTCGGTGGACAGCAAGCGGGTGGCGCAGGGCCGCGACTTCAGTTCGACCGGTGAGCTCAAGGGCGCCAACACGGTCCACCTGAACGAGGAGACCGCGACCGCGCTGGCCGCCGCGCTGCGCGACTCGCAGTTCACCGTCCGGTCGATCGAGTCCAAGCCGTACACCCGCAAGCCGTACGCGCCGTTCCGGACCACCACGCTGCAGCAGGAGGCCGGCCGCAAGCTCGGCATGTCCGCCTCGCAGACCATGCAGGTCGCCCAGCGGCTGTACGAGAACGGCAACATCACCTATATGCGTACCGACAGCGTCACGCTGTCGGACACCGCGATCACTGCGGCCCGGGCGCAGGTCCGGGAGCTGTACGGCGCGTCGTACCTGCCGGACAAGCCGCGCGTCTACACCTCCAAGGTGAAGAACGCCCAGGAGGCGCACGAGGCGATCCGGCCGGCCGGTGAGGTCTTCCAGACGCCGGCGCAGACCGGTCTGAGCGGTGCCGAGTTCCGGCTGTACGAGCTGATCTGGATGCGGACGATCGCGTCCCAGATGAAGGACGCCGAGGGCCGCAGCGTCTCGATCAAGATCGACGCGACCGCGTCCACCGGCGAGCAGTGCGAGTTCACCTCGTCGGGCCGGGTGATCACGTTCCACGGGTTCCTCAAGGCGTACGTCGAGGGCGCGGACGACCCGTCCGCGGGCACCGACGACCAGGAGACCCGGCTGCCGAACGTCGAGGAGGGCGACGTCCTGCCCGCGATCGAGGTGCTCGCCTCGGGGCACGAGACGAAGCCGCCGGCGCGGTACACGGAAGCGACGCTGATCCGGGAGCTGGAAGAGCGGGAGATCGGGCGCCCGTCGACGTACGCGTCGATCATCGGCACGATCCAGGCCCGCAAGTACATCTACAAGAAGGGCCAGGCGCTGGTTCCGGCTTGGCTGGCGTTCGCCGTGGTCCGGCTGCTCGAGGAGCACTTCACCCGGCTGGTGGACTACGCGTTCACCGCGACGATGGAGGACGTGCTCGACGAGGTCGCGGCCGGTGACCTGCAGCGCGAGGGCGTGCTGTCCCGGTTCTACTTCGGCGACGACGACCTCGAGGGCCTGAAGTCGATGGTGACCGACCTGGGCGACATCGACGCCCGGGAGATGTCGACGTTCCCGGTCGGCGGGGACGACAGCGGCATCGTCGTGCGCGTCGGGCGCTACGGGCCGTACGTCGAGGACAAGGACGAGCGGCGCGCGAACGTGCCGGAGGACCTGCCGCCGGACGAGCTGACCGTCGACAAGGCGCAGGAGTTGCTGGCCCAGCCGTCGGGTGTCGAGCACGAGCTGGGGACGGCGCCGGACACCGGGCTGCGCGTGGTCGCGAAGGCGGGGCGGTTCGGGCCGTACGTGACCGAAGTACTGCCGGAGGACGCGCCGAAGAGCGCGAAGCCGCGGACCGGGTCGCTGCTGAAGTCGATGACGCTGGAGTCGATCGGGCTCGACGACGCGATGAAGCTGCTGTCGCTGCCGCGCGTGGTCGGGAAGGACCCGGAGTCCGGTGACGAGATCACCGCGCAGAACGGGCGCTACGGGCCGTACCTGAAGAAGGGCACGGACTCGCGGTCGCTGTCGTCCGAGGAGCAGATGTTCGACATCACGCTCGAGGAGGCGCTGGCGATCTACGCCGAGCCGAAGCAGCGGGGCCGGCGGGCCGCCGCGCCGCCGTTGAAGGAGCTGGGCGAGGACCCGGAGTCCAAGAAGCCGGTGGTGGTGAAGGAGGGCCGCTTCGGTCCGTACGTCACCGACGGCGAGACGAACGCGACGCTCCGCAAGGACGACTCGGTGGAGACGATCTCGCTGCTCCGCGCGGCCGAGCTGCTGGCGGAGAAGCGCGCCCGCGGTCCGGTGAAGCGGACGGCGAAGAAGACCGCCGCCAAGAAGACCGCTGCGAAGAAGACGGCGACCAAGAAGACCGCCGCCAAGAAGACCACGGCCAAGAAGACCACAGCCAAGAAGACGACCGCGAAGAAGACGGCGGCCAAGAAGTCCTGA